CCTCACCTCTCGGCTTGGGCGATTGGTCGGAGGGGAGGGCGACATCATcagggacagaagaagaagaaggaggaggaggaggaggacccgCAACCACAGCTATGCACAGAGGACAGATGTGTGACAaagaagagagtgtgtgtggaagtgGAATGATAAGAACAGAGTGCGTAGGAGCGAGGGAAGAAGTCGACGGAAGAAAGTCGTCGTCGTGTTGGTGAGGGCAAGCAGaccaaaagaaaagggagagagaagatatAAGTgtgtaagaaacaaaacaaaacgattCACCGAGCGCAGAGGACACATGCAAAGGAAGGTAAACGtcagagacaggaagcagcCGAGTTCTCCGTCACACACCAACATCAAAGCATCTTAAAAACTGATCAGTCGACCCTGCGGATGAGAATGAAAGGGAACAATTCTCCGTCGGATCCCGTCTACCTTTCCTCACGACCTGAACGCCGGGTTGCTCCGCGTCCAAGggcgccgcctcctcctcggcgTCGGCCTCCCAGTCGTTGGTGCCGAAGCTGAGGACCGTCTCCATGGACTCCGGCCGCTGCCTGTCCGTGAGCGAGCTCCCTTCGTTGGCCGTCTCGTTGGTGGGCGTGTCGTCGGAGTCGTGGCTCCAGCCGTCCTCCTCGAAGTCTCGCAGGATGAGCCGCCGCAGCGTTTCGACTGTGGAGGCCGGGAAACAACATGAAGGCGTGATGTGGGATCGACCGTCGGTGCAGTTATGCTTCAATATAAAGATGAAATCACGCCAAACGTCCTGTGAGATTCGCGGCTGCGCTCTCCGCTTTCTTGTTCTCACCGTCTTGTAACGCGGCCTCAGCCACGCAGACCGCTTGTCTTTCGCCGCAGACTAAAGCTCCAGATTGGTCAGCGGACGCGCTGTCAGAGAGCCCCGTGTCGTTGCTGGAGGAATGAGCCTCCGTGGAGTCCGACTGCTCCGCCATCGAGGTGTCTGGAGAATTTAACAGGGCGGAAAAATTGATTCTTAAAAAATTTGATGGGTGATTATTTTCCCCcacaaacatttgcagacaGTTTAGATATTGAaggaaaaatattatatttgtgtttttttacctgTATAGACGTTGCTGCCAGTTGAGACTGGGGATGAACTGCGTACACTGGGGGAACTACAGAGAGTACGCACAAAGCAATCACGTCATGAGatcctttgtctgtttttaaaaggtaaTTCAACCTTGCAAATAATTCccaatacatatttttattcgTGTACGTCTCGATGTACTCACGGTATGGGGTTGGATCCGTGATTGGTCAGCGGTGATGAGCCGTCGGCTGACGGGACGGTCTTTTCAAGTAAATCTTTCCatctgtaaaaggaaaaaaaacaacacatttttgcaaatgtacagcaatacaaaaaaaggaaatgttcctGAGGTGAAACATTGGCAACAGAAAAAGAGCTCACGTGTTTTTCTCCGATGACGTCCCCGCCACCAGTTCGTAGATCTGCCACTCTGCGGTGCTGATGACGTACAGCGCTTTGTTGTCTGGGGGAGAAAGGAGGACACGTGGACAATTGGAACGGGGACGCAAGGAATTGTCTGACCTTGACTCGGATATCTCGAGAACCGTTCACCTTTAACGGTTTCACGTGTGCAGTGTGGAGTTCGGTCACTGCGATACGTTCAACATGAATAAACTTTGAGTAAACAGGGGAGTGGGGTAATGTGACTTAACAGGCGGTCTGCGGGAACCGCGGTGAACTTCTACTCCCGCTGTGTGACTCCATCCACAACAGATAACTACAACGTGCCTATTTGGAAATTGGGGTACCAGAACAAAAGACCACCTTTCTGAATAACGGACTGTAGATGTACCTGTGGCTACCGAGCGGACCAGCAGTGAGTCCAGCTTCACCACCGGGCTGAAGGAGGTCTTGCTGTCGCCGCTTCCCCCTCCGCCCCCGCCCAGCCAGCGGGACGGGTACCGCAGCTGCAGCCGGTCGTCCGGGCCCCTCTGGAGGAGGACCAGGCAGTCCGACAGCAGCAGCGCCTGGATCTCTGATGGGGGGGGGAACGAGAGGGCGCGTGAGCACAGGGTCACGAGACAACAAAGGGATGGAACGtattcgacacacacacacacgcaaagataCTGACCGATCTGCTTGTCTTTGCTCACTTTCCAGGTGAGAGGACCTTCATGGATCATTCTCTTTGTGGTCAGGTCCAGACTCTGGGGgaaggaaaagtaaaacaacacattagatatttaaaaaaagacggaggaacaaaaagaaatagaagaaCTGTTCCGTCACCTTGAATTGAGGGGCGGCGTCCAGCCTGCGCTGGTACTGGCTGAGGCGTTGCCGCTGCTCCGTTTCCCCGACGACCTCGTTGACAACTTGCAGGATCCCCCGGCAACAGACCTGGGCACGCTGTAGCGAGGGGAGGTCCGACGAACCGGctaaaggaaagagaggaataTGTctaaaagaagagaagaggaaacaaccATCTGACGTTAAGTACAAAAAACACtcctcaccctctgtgtgtttgatgatgttGTCCAGCAGCAGAGGATACTTGGTGAGTCTCTGCATCTCGGACACCATCAGGTCTTTGAGCTGCAACCGCCGACAGTGTGGACTCGCCTCACACTCCTGAAGAGAAGCCAAGCACGCCAGCGGTAAAGAATCATAGACTTACAGATAGATGAAGATAGTTTGGCTACGACACAACTACTCAGATTGttatgttcgtgtgtgtgtgtgtggacctggATAATGTGAGCGAAGCGGGGGTCTTTGCGTTTCTTGTTCTTGATGAGCTCCACGGCTTGAGACTGCTGACTGCACAGCTGGGACGCCTGCTCCTGAAACTCGTCTCCGGCTGCACCTTCAAACTAGAAATGCGCACACCAAACACTGAAAACGCTGCACATGGAAGTGCACACCTCGCGTGACAATAGAAAAGAAGCCAATGTGATTGACTCGTGAGCTCACCCTGGCCAGCATGACGTCCCCGATGTCCTGAACGATGGGAGTTTCTCTTCGCCTCTTCATCGCCTCGCACAGACTAGCTGCAAAGAGGTGATACAGGGGCAACGTTAAAGAAGCTTAATCTCAATCCTGAGTAAATATGTcctctgctaaatgaatgttcAAACTAGGTTTGCCACGGTAGTCTGTGTTACGAGGTGTTCAGGCTCATGCCGATTACATAACTTACCCACTGGCCCCACCGTCTGTTTAATTTTCCTGCATCTGTGGTAGTGTCCCACATTCATCATAACGAATCTCTAATTTGTAATAATTTGCTCGTGTATAAAAGTTAGTCTGAGCTGCAGTTATTAACTGATCGTGCGTAGGAAGTCGACACAAAGACGCGAGCGAAGCGAAATTCGTGCCCATACACTTCGCTCGCTCATGTAGAAATATTCGCGCCATGCGATGTCACAAAAGCCAACAGCTGTGAGATTCACCAGACGTCACTGACGTCAGCATCAGACAGAGAGCGGGCGGATATTGGTGTAAAAGATTATTAAGTACATACGTCTTCTCCTGTTCAATGTGCGGTGTAAACAGTTTTGTCACCGGTTTTATTACCCGGTTAGCGTTTTATTACACTGTGGCATCTCTAGTTCAGAGAGACAGTTATCATAAATTGTTCTTTCATGTACCACAGATTCTGCTTAAAAACAAACGGTGAAGGAGAAAACTACATCATTGTAGGATCGTTGTGTGACACCATGTGACTCTTTGGCTCCGAACGAAGACCCAGAGTACATATTGACAGCAGGCTGAGATTACACTTTATGACCTTTGCTTTGTATTTGCTCCACTTATTGTTATTTACCTAGCAACACAAAAAGCTCATATTGATCCACAGTCAAAAAGGTGCCAGATTTGTTCGCCAGATTATGTTTCTTTTCGTAATCGACGAATTGGGATTgtgaaattttcattttttattaatttctttactgcatatgacacagacacacactgaccatgGAGTTCGTAAACCTGGGGCAGGTTGGGGAAGATGCAGGCCAGCTCATCCGAATTCAGCACAGACCTCATCTTCTGGAAAAAGACCTGGTCCAGGACACGCAGGGTCCGCAGGTGGGACGCCTCGGTGGTGAACAGCTCTGAGGAGGATTGAGAGGATTTGTGatatagacattttttaatcaagattTGTGCTTAAATGATAGTTCCGTTTATCCGCGTGTCGTACCATATATGACAGCCTGTCTGTCCACCTCCCTCGGGCTGAGCGTGGCGAGGAGCTGAGGAGACACCGTGTCCTGCCAGTTCTGACCGTCACTCACATCGTCCTCCAGCGCCGCCGCGTCCGGCAGCAGGGCCAGCGTAGAGTCCACGCTCCTACACGATCACAGACAAAAGAGCACGAACAgacagtgaaagaaagagagacaaaccGTTATCTACCTGCACTCACTCATCTCAGGTTATACAAAACTAAACACCTCTTTTGTTGTTCACACTTCAAGAGTTGTGCACGTGGGAAAGAGGTCAATCATGTTTAATCCCCATTTCCAATCAGAAAATGACTTAATAACCGATCATCAATCATCTACGGGGCAACGTTGACACTCACCTGCGTCTAGACCGAGGGGTGTATGGGGGTGTAGGGTTCTCTAGAGACctgagagtggagagagagatgtcatgAGGTGAACCTACAAATTTCAGGGGCAACGCTGGTGGAGAGTCTGTTGTCAGGGATGTAGATGTGTTACTAAGGGGGAGCTCGAGGACACTAAATTAGAATAATCCGTGTGCAAATGTCAGCAGCACCATCTCCAGTCCTGCTCCGGGGGAATCTTTACCGTGCAGAGCTGCTGGACGCCGAAGACGAGGCGCTGTGCTGCAGCGGCCTGAGGCCCGGCCCCTCCCGCTCCTCCCCACAGTCCTCCATGTCCACGTCGCTGCGTGAGCGGGGCACAGACTCCGTTCCCGAGGCCGCCGCGCCCCGCCGACGCCCTTCCCCCTGGGCCTTCAGCGACTCGCTGCGTGCCAGACGCACCGACACCGTCGGGCTGCTGGACAGGGGGCGAGAAGACGACAAGGGGAGCGAAACCGAGACGTTAGGTTATGTAACGCTTTCATAACTAACCAGGGGGGCCATGGGCTGATGGTgagtttatacatatatattatacattaatGCCTATTTCACACTACATGATTTTCCTCACTTCCACAaatttagaataatacaaactcttaacagaaaactttgttgaaatgcctgaATTCACAGAAACGTTCAACATGACCTCAACACAGGGAGCTTTGTTTTTTGGGAGACCGGACAAACTAGTCGGGATGAAAGACTTTGTCTTCCAGAGTCCCGGGCGATCAGGCGACTTTGATAAGTCGTGTGGTGTGAAGTTGGCGTGCGAAGCCCTGTTGGCGCTACCTGTCCATGCTGTCTTCTCCCAGGCTGCTGGACGATAGCCTCTGGGGGTCGGCGGCGGCGtcgcctccctcctctcccgtcGTCTCCGTGTGGTTCTCAAACTGCTGAATCATGTTCCTCACACTGCCCGGAcggactgcacacacacgcacgggtATCACTCAGTTAAATAGGTTGTGtataaaatgaggaaaatgcACTCGAGTCAGGTATTGTTTGATGAAATgcaaaaggggaaagaaaagcacaaaaacaaacggGGCAGTGTACCTTCGTTGGGTGACAACGGGACATGGAATGCTACGGAGCCAAAAATGAAaccgaaaaaaaaagagacaatgaaaTCAGGACAACACAAGACACAATGGAAATTCCataaaatcaatgaatgaaCCTGCAATAGCGATAAAAGGGCAAACAGAGGACAAGAAGAAATCAATGATGTCAGACAAGTACGATCAATgcctgcagcgtgtgtgtgtgtgggtgctcCTAATGTAGGGTGCCACCGGGCCAATACTGTCAGCTGATATTGACCTTTGAGAgagatttgcattttaaatgctAATAACGAAACTCGTGAGGCCGACACGACTCGTGAGATTTGAAGAATCCATACTTTTTAAAGGATCTCACATTATTCACATCTGTGCATTTAGCTCTtcacagcgagagagaaaaacatccatTAATGAAGAGAGCGGCAGGATGTCGGTTTTTCGTTTCCTTGCCCACCTTAATGCAtgaatacgtgtgtgtgtgtgtgtgtgtgtatttactggACTGGGATGTGGTCCGTGGTTTGCCGATGTACTTCAGGATGGGATTTCTCTTCTTgtcctctccatctttctccttcCTGGTGCCACTCAGCTGCGGGGAGAGGAACCAAAATGTCGAGTCACAGAATCGACGTACGAAGCCTCATTCTTATTTACCGACATCTCttcaatattattatattattattatatgagaTACGGCGGTGGATGTTTCGAATTTAAACGGCATAGAGAAAAGTGGTTTTCGTTaccatttaaatgaaaacacgcACAGATGGTTTAAGCGTCTACAATGTCAAATCTTTTGCTCCCatagagggattttttttttaatctttcttgttatttgttttttgggggtttttttgaagGCAGTTGCCGCTCTTACCTTCTTCGTCTTCAAGAACGCGAGccacttctccttctctgtgctCAGACCGGGGAAAACCTTGGAGTCTCTCAGCTTGATGCCGGAGTGGCGCAGGTAGAGGAGGACCGCCGACGCCAGAGGAGAACTGCGGGAGACGAGCAAAAGGGggtggagacggagagagagagagagaaaaagaagagacggAACAAACGAATATGGTGGGTGGTGGcatggagacgaggaggtggagaggaaaagATGGGTAAGCAAATCACTGAGATAGGTGttgctgtaaaagaaaataagattgAACCTCTTACCTTCGGTCTTCTTCGTGCTTTGATCTGGTgcgaggacagagagagacaaacaaagttAAATCCACTTCATTCACAGATTGTACTGTCACAGTCATGTGTCGTGTGTGTATTAAAGTTACGGGCATAAAACGTCAGGTGGTTGCAGCTGCAGTAACGACCTTTGTGATGACGGCTCGGCCGAGCCTCTGTCTGTCGCTTCGTAATAACCCTCTTTTTATTGGGCTCCTGACAAGCTGGCCCCTGTTGCCAGGCGAACGTGCTTCAGCGGtgtcgtatgtgtgtgtgtgtgtgcgttaacATTCACTGCGTGATTAGAGCCGAACAAGCTGAAGTTGACCCGAGTGTATTTAGTCGGCGGGTGGATTTAGAATCTTTGCATTCAAgagttttggttttttcttttctctctgcgaCGTTGATTAAGCCGCTTCACCAGGAAATAAACCCGCGCCCTCgccatttactgtatttctcGTAAAAAACAGACTCACAATATCTCCCAGAGGGCGGTGACCTGTCTGTCCACCACCTGTCTCTCTTTGACCGGGTCCCCGTCCAGGTGCTGCAGGTCTCCTTCTCCAAACAGAGAGCCAAGACCCATCATCTGCTTGTTCCTGTgagacacagacaacaacaaaacaatgaccCTAAATGtgagataaaagataaaatgaccCTAAAAGtgtaaatgaatatgaaaatttCCAAAGTGAATGTACCTGTAGTCCTGTATCTGGTCCTGGATGTCGGGcagcacctgctgctgcagctcggaCAGAGGTCCTCTGATGTCCTCCTGGGCGTGTAGTCGACTCTCTGACGGGACGGCGGACAGAGAACACGAAGAGTCACTCTTGAGCCGACGtaacaaagaataataataatccaacgATAAAGCGAAGAATCTTTGTATGTCTGCAGTATGTTTTCCTTAAATTTTCCAgagggggctgtatgtgaaatgttttctggATATGGTCCTGCTGTCGTGAACGAGTCCGACTCGGACGAGCTCCTGTTGCGTTCGTCatgtgtgaacggcaaactacAGAAAATGTCCTGACCCAACTCTCCAGGACATTTTCCCGGAGTTCTTGCCTGAAAACAGCTTAGGGCCCCCGAACAAAGTGCAGTGGCGAATTTTGGTGCGATTTACCGATATCCGTGAGATACTCCTCTCGTACTTTGATTTTCAGAGGCTgtaagaaagaggaaagaagttGAAATGGCTTTCAGACACTGATATTGCATGATACTATGTGGTTTATGGTAACACACTGGTTACTTTCTGGTTTTTAAATAAGTCATATTACTTTCTTTCTGAGGATCAGGAGAAAGTTTTAACCGTTAAATGATCGATGTTACTGCAGCACTGAAACAGATCAGTAGCTGAGAACAGGAGAAGGTGAAGGACTGAGTCATGTCGGTACGTACTGCATCCGGGTCCAGGAAATGGGAGCAGATCTGGGGTGCAAGTGCGCGGGCGTCTTTCGTACTGGAGCCCAGGTAGGCCTCCACCGACAGGTAGAACAGCTGTTACAGACAAACGTGAGCAAGATAAACACAGGGCAATGTTTTGGTTAGCGGTCCGTTTCCAACCCGACAGGGAACCCGTTCCGTTCGGGGTTGTTTTGACGGAACCACTGTAATCCAAAAAAAGCATGGATCAACTTCTGGAGATAAGAAGACGTTGAAGACTGTCGACCACCGATATCGTCACGTTCGCACGGAAGAACCCACAACTTTTTCAGGTTCCGGACAAGTGgctggcaacccaccgtgacctCATCCGTTGgcttgtgagctgccattttgaagccgacatcgccatcttggtttttataaaaaacagaagcaaccATATATACGAAGGAGCGgcgggtctgactgagagctcgtccacttcACTCTCACCTACACCTacgacctgcacctattggacacTACTAGTCGTCAATCACACTGCATCCTCGCCCCAAAACCTACgatgctttatcgtctatttgactcaaaatgagaccatcatttaaaaaacaaacatcgtgctgtattgaagaagacttgaaactagagattgaaccataaactcctcagtaaAAATGTTTACGGACGTTATAAATCTTCTTTTTGCACTTAGTGGAgtccccctctgctggtcattccagagaaaacaggcttcaggcCCTTCAGCGTTGCCTTCACTTGCCGGACATGGTGACTACtgtacgtccatttttatatacagtctattgtGCAGATTATTTGGTCTAAACGGTTCAATGTTTGAACGGAGTCtgttccctgttggtggaaGAGTGTATTTGCATTTACAACAGATGACAATGTTGTCCAAAGAAGTAGCGGTTAGTCTGTCCCGAAGATCACAGGAACACAGGACAACACTTTGTTAGATCACGTTTGTTTAAATCTGGGAATAGAACCAAAGCTCGACTGACCAGGGGGTTGGGGTCCAGAAGCTGGGTGAAGACGTATCTCATGAACACCGTCATGTGCGCCGGCCGTGATTTCAACAGCTCGATGTCCTGGAATGGACCGTCCATCTGAGATCAcggcagagatttttttttaaataaaaaaaaaatatgaataattgtaTAGAAAGGGTTGAAAAGAAGTAGATCGTTGGGTCGATTTGTCTGCCGGATGCcggtcctcctcttcctcacctcattAAATGCATAGCCGTCATTatcttcgtcctcttcttcaGGGCCGATGATCTGGGCCTTTCCGccctttgaacacacacacacacacacacacagagatttcAAGACATGGAAAGGCACTTGGTAACACACCAACAGCAGCTGCTATTTTGACTCATATGGCTTTACATGTGATGCTTGACGCAAAAGAGTAAGAtgatgtgaaatatggattGAGGGGTTGAGCTGATACATCGTCTcgctgatgaagaggagagaactGAGCTACAACTATAAAGAGGCAAatcgttgttgttttatttgtccgGGAGATTGAGAATGACACGctgcaaaaactaaaaatatcaatCAACATTTTTGGCTGTTTTCAATATCAGGGGGGGTGGGCCTCTGCCAAACTCTGAATAACTAATTCGTTAAAGTgaaagggagtgtgtgtggccgggtgtgtgcgtctgtctcacCGAAtcagggagggtgtgtgtgtcggagttCTGCCGTCGGTGTAGGGGGGTGGTCCggaaggaggatgagggggaggagtgggGACTTTCAAAGgcctggggaggaggaggaggagggaggacgagggggatGGGATGAGTGGGACCAtcgcatacacaaacacacacacacacacaatctcgcCTTTTTGAAGCTGAGGCGAGATTTGCAGCCTACCTCCACGTCTCCTTCGCCCGAGTCCACTGAGAGTCGAcctgcaggaaaacacagagcaactttaaaaacactggTGCTACAATTTTGAGCCAAAAAAGCCACGTGTGATATTTACGTGCAGCTTTTTAAAAGATAAGGAGAAACAAACCTTCTCCTGCCATGACGTAGCTCGTGATCGATTCTGACCGCGTTCCCTCCTGGAGAAGCAGAATAAAGCGTTGGTTAATATTCAGCAATTACTTTATCAGTTGCAggtaaatattgaatattaaaaatgcataacgttgttgtttttcctcctgcaaATAATCTTTACATGACCTTCTTTTCCCACTTGATATTGAGCTAAATCACTAAACGTATCTGGTCACATGACTTGGATTTGAAGCGTTTTGCTTTTTGTCGAATTTAATTCCACATCCCGTGCTCCGGTAAAAAAAACGTAAGGTGAAACACACGGGGAGGTTTTCGGTGCCGTGAACCGTGTCCTCACCACATCTCCCTGAATCTTCACCCTGACTTGGTGAGCTCGCCTCTTCGCACTCTCGATCCGCTCCTCCAGCGACGGCGAGGGGTTCCTCGAGTGCTCCTCCATCAATTCCTGTAAAAAATGGTTTGGGTTTGGTTTATCAGCAGCAGAACATCAGTGTATTATCATGTAAGACATTATGGATTTTGCTGCGTGAAAATACTTTGATttccttctgttcttttttacaGAGAGAACGAAGAGGAGTTTCATTTCCTGGAACAGCTCGTGTGTTACCTGCAGTTCAGCTTCTTCCTGCTCCAGCATTTTCCTGAGTATCTGAGAGGCATGTTTTTGTACTTCTGGgtcctgaaaaaaacccatattattttgattattattattatttagctCAACATTATCATTGCTCAGTGCTGATGCATGCTCTTTGTAACTGACAAGTTTCACTCGCCTGTAGTGGTTTGGGTCCAGTGATTCTTTGGGATGAGTTGCTGCTCAGTCCAGAGGGCAGgggcggaggtggaggaggcggagcctccCCAGCCAGAGACGTTCTTTGATTGGGTGTGAGGTCGGTGGGGAGGGGCTCCAAGGGCAAAGAGGCAGCTGACGGGGGAGGCCCCTGTAGTGTCAGAGCTACATACGTTCCAGCTGAAGGTAAATAAAACAAGATACAAACATACAAAGCAAATTTaattagagttttttttttaacagcagttACAACAGAACATGACTCTTCTTCCAAGACTCACATTTGATGAGCTTCACCACCTCCTGATGGGACATGGAGGACACCAACGCGCCGTTCACCTGAGAGAGACAGGGCGGTAGAAATCAGCAACAGAGAACactaaaaaaacaggaagaagccAACGACGGTCACGTTCAGTCACGGGAGAGTAGTAAAGACCTTTATAATGCGGTCGCCTTCCTGGACTCCGGCCTTGACTGCTGCTCCACCTGCGAGGACGAGCGACGGCAGaatgaaaaattacaaacagtAACCGACTCATTTATCACATCTATTTTAAAAACACTCTCCGAAATAAGTCATAGCATGTATGAAATGTGTAGttgaagtagtagtagtagtgtaaTTACAGGGGCAGTGGGCGAtgtttggagaaagattgattgttggtgatttttttgactgcactggtgtGGGAGACAgacgcactaaccacgaggTCAAACCCCGGAGCCTTGGCGTCTGTCGCTAGCgcgtctcttaacgtgtctcACCTGGTCGGACGTTCTGCACGAGCTTGACTCTC
This region of Scophthalmus maximus strain ysfricsl-2021 chromosome 12, ASM2237912v1, whole genome shotgun sequence genomic DNA includes:
- the arhgef11 gene encoding rho guanine nucleotide exchange factor 11 isoform X4 — its product is MSLRQPTSTLDRLSSLTIGDSERKSSATQQREPTPDVPTEITGPGLIQRCVVVQKDQLGFGFTVCGERVKLVQNVRPGGAAVKAGVQEGDRIIKVNGALVSSMSHQEVVKLIKSGTYVALTLQGPPPSAASLPLEPLPTDLTPNQRTSLAGEAPPPPPPPLPSGLSSNSSQRITGPKPLQDPEVQKHASQILRKMLEQEEAELQELMEEHSRNPSPSLEERIESAKRRAHQVRVKIQGDVEGTRSESITSYVMAGEGRLSVDSGEGDVEAFESPHSSPSSSFRTTPLHRRQNSDTHTLPDSGGKAQIIGPEEEDEDNDGYAFNEMDGPFQDIELLKSRPAHMTVFMRYVFTQLLDPNPLLFYLSVEAYLGSSTKDARALAPQICSHFLDPDAPLKIKVREEYLTDIESRLHAQEDIRGPLSELQQQVLPDIQDQIQDYRNKQMMGLGSLFGEGDLQHLDGDPVKERQVVDRQVTALWEILSKHEEDRSSPLASAVLLYLRHSGIKLRDSKVFPGLSTEKEKWLAFLKTKKLSGTRKEKDGEDKKRNPILKYIGKPRTTSQSTFHVPLSPNEVRPGSVRNMIQQFENHTETTGEEGGDAAADPQRLSSSSLGEDSMDSPTVSVRLARSESLKAQGEGRRRGAAASGTESVPRSRSDVDMEDCGEEREGPGLRPLQHSASSSASSSSARSLENPTPPYTPRSRRRSVDSTLALLPDAAALEDDVSDGQNWQDTVSPQLLATLSPREVDRQAVIYELFTTEASHLRTLRVLDQVFFQKMRSVLNSDELACIFPNLPQVYELHASLCEAMKRRRETPIVQDIGDVMLARFEGAAGDEFQEQASQLCSQQSQAVELIKNKKRKDPRFAHIIQECEASPHCRRLQLKDLMVSEMQRLTKYPLLLDNIIKHTEAGSSDLPSLQRAQVCCRGILQVVNEVVGETEQRQRLSQYQRRLDAAPQFKSLDLTTKRMIHEGPLTWKVSKDKQIEIQALLLSDCLVLLQRGPDDRLQLRYPSRWLGGGGGGSGDSKTSFSPVVKLDSLLVRSVATDNKALYVISTAEWQIYELVAGTSSEKNTWKDLLEKTVPSADGSSPLTNHGSNPIPSPSVRSSSPVSTGSNVYTDTSMAEQSDSTEAHSSSNDTGLSDSASADQSGALVCGERQAVCVAEAALQDVETLRRLILRDFEEDGWSHDSDDTPTNETANEGSSLTDRQRPESMETVLSFGTNDWEADAEEEAAPLDAEQPGVQVVRKAVVAGPPPPPPSSSSVPDDVALPSDQSPKPRGNTFYLVMPTEQGESVADDDLTDPPTPTATHFPQPLEEMMSPRTQQEETPVCESEATRLEREEEEMGQSQAGHQSHVIKNVDEIFHTIEGLTSKLRQLKDIETAHHELLKTITEPPVSQESGDQQCHSATVSRTPSLDRGSGDGKEGCPAEPKILSTGF
- the arhgef11 gene encoding rho guanine nucleotide exchange factor 11 isoform X3, coding for MSLRQPTSTLDRLSSLTIGDSERKSSATQQREPTPDVPTEITGPGLIQRCVVVQKDQLGFGFTVCGERVKLVQNVRPGGAAVKAGVQEGDRIIKVNGALVSSMSHQEVVKLIKSGTYVALTLQGPPPSAASLPLEPLPTDLTPNQRTSLAGEAPPPPPPPLPSGLSSNSSQRITGPKPLQDPEVQKHASQILRKMLEQEEAELQELMEEHSRNPSPSLEERIESAKRRAHQVRVKIQGDVEGTRSESITSYVMAGEGRLSVDSGEGDVEAFESPHSSPSSSFRTTPLHRRQNSDTHTLPDSGGKAQIIGPEEEDEDNDGYAFNEMDGPFQDIELLKSRPAHMTVFMRYVFTQLLDPNPLLFYLSVEAYLGSSTKDARALAPQICSHFLDPDAPLKIKVREEYLTDIESRLHAQEDIRGPLSELQQQVLPDIQDQIQDYRNKQMMGLGSLFGEGDLQHLDGDPVKERQVVDRQVTALWEILSKHEEDRSSPLASAVLLYLRHSGIKLRDSKVFPGLSTEKEKWLAFLKTKKLSGTRKEKDGEDKKRNPILKYIGKPRTTSQSTFHVPLSPNEVRPGSVRNMIQQFENHTETTGEEGGDAAADPQRLSSSSLGEDSMDSSPTVSVRLARSESLKAQGEGRRRGAAASGTESVPRSRSDVDMEDCGEEREGPGLRPLQHSASSSASSSSARSLENPTPPYTPRSRRRSVDSTLALLPDAAALEDDVSDGQNWQDTVSPQLLATLSPREVDRQAVIYELFTTEASHLRTLRVLDQVFFQKMRSVLNSDELACIFPNLPQVYELHASLCEAMKRRRETPIVQDIGDVMLARFEGAAGDEFQEQASQLCSQQSQAVELIKNKKRKDPRFAHIIQECEASPHCRRLQLKDLMVSEMQRLTKYPLLLDNIIKHTEAGSSDLPSLQRAQVCCRGILQVVNEVVGETEQRQRLSQYQRRLDAAPQFKSLDLTTKRMIHEGPLTWKVSKDKQIEIQALLLSDCLVLLQRGPDDRLQLRYPSRWLGGGGGGSGDSKTSFSPVVKLDSLLVRSVATDNKALYVISTAEWQIYELVAGTSSEKNTWKDLLEKTVPSADGSSPLTNHGSNPIPSPSVRSSSPVSTGSNVYTDTSMAEQSDSTEAHSSSNDTGLSDSASADQSGALVCGERQAVCVAEAALQDVETLRRLILRDFEEDGWSHDSDDTPTNETANEGSSLTDRQRPESMETVLSFGTNDWEADAEEEAAPLDAEQPGVQVVRKAVVAGPPPPPPSSSSVPDDVALPSDQSPKPRGNTFYLVMPTEQGESVADDDLTDPPTPTATHFPQPLEEMMSPRTQQEETPVCESEATRLEREEEEMGQSQAGHQSHVIKNVDEIFHTIEGLTSKLRQLKDIETAHHELLKTITEPPVSQESGDQQCHSATVSRTPSLDRGSGDGKEGCPAEPKILSTGF